Proteins found in one Pontibacter sp. SGAir0037 genomic segment:
- a CDS encoding TM2 domain-containing protein: MANILNIMPELEADELAFLQGLLKDASDAEAHQFASIYRPRRRDTTLILVTTLVGFFGVAGIQRFLVGQIGMGILYFFTGGLCAIGTIVDLINHKRLTFEYNVKEAQKVYAMMFGRYGAA, from the coding sequence ATGGCTAACATTTTAAACATTATGCCGGAGCTGGAAGCTGATGAACTGGCTTTCTTACAGGGATTACTAAAAGATGCATCAGATGCCGAAGCGCATCAGTTTGCCAGCATTTACAGGCCGAGGCGCAGAGATACTACTCTTATTCTGGTAACCACGTTAGTAGGCTTTTTCGGAGTAGCAGGTATACAACGTTTCCTGGTGGGACAAATAGGAATGGGCATCCTGTACTTTTTTACAGGTGGGCTTTGTGCCATAGGTACTATTGTCGATCTGATCAACCATAAGCGCCTTACCTTTGAGTATAATGTAAAAGAGGCTCAAAAAGTCTATGCCATGATGTTTGGCCGCTATGGAGCTGCTTAA
- a CDS encoding M1 family aminopeptidase, with protein MNKLRKILLGCYGLAFLLTSPAAAQTAFSCAEARVNTVQRKAIATPGHVKRMNQYDVGFYKLDLQLERNSRSVAGSVTTIAKLTNSQLDTFAFELHPNFEILSVVVNGEPQQSVSNDQQGNISVKLSTPIVAPAELTAVITYSGTAPSGANAAIGNGFNTATEPVWGNQVTWSLSEPYAAYEWWPTKQVLTDKADSVHVFVTTSADNKAGSNGLLTNTVPLSDNKVRYEWKSKYPIAYYLISVAVSNYEEYLIYANPAGVPAPIPVLNYIYRGGALNTYRAEIDLTTPLIEFFSELYILYPFAREKYGHSMAPIGGGMEHQTMTTQSTFTFTLTAHELAHQWFGDHVTCASWEDIWLNEGFASYSEYLALERLQNKQAATAWMRDAQAYAKQTPTGSVRVPDTTNVSRIFDYRLTYKKAAAVVHMLRFEINDDALFFQALRTYLQEFGGKTATTADLQRVVEQTTGRNFSYFFEQWYTGESYPGFTVEWNQQGNQLRLLTTQFSTANNFFKTDLEYLIRTADGNATTVRLTHDQPIEDYLLEVEGTVTSITLDPNLWVLHRLERITRSPNLEVEQPLPVLLFPNPAHAAITLANMAFTPTQGAVYDATGRLVKQFSINQAQNREVSIDIRELPAGYYILQVNNQTQQQRIPFAKAARF; from the coding sequence ATGAACAAGTTACGTAAGATACTATTGGGCTGCTATGGCCTTGCCTTCCTGCTGACTTCACCTGCAGCAGCGCAAACTGCTTTTAGCTGCGCAGAGGCAAGGGTAAACACAGTGCAGCGAAAAGCCATTGCTACTCCCGGGCACGTAAAGCGCATGAACCAGTATGATGTAGGTTTTTATAAGCTCGACCTGCAACTGGAGCGAAACAGCCGTTCTGTAGCAGGAAGCGTTACCACAATAGCTAAGCTCACCAACAGCCAGTTAGATACCTTTGCGTTTGAGCTTCACCCTAACTTTGAGATACTTTCTGTGGTAGTGAACGGGGAGCCACAGCAGTCTGTTTCCAACGATCAGCAGGGCAACATTTCTGTGAAGCTTTCTACACCTATTGTAGCTCCTGCAGAACTGACAGCAGTTATCACTTACAGCGGAACAGCCCCGTCCGGAGCAAATGCAGCTATTGGCAATGGCTTTAACACAGCCACAGAGCCTGTATGGGGAAACCAGGTAACCTGGAGCCTGAGCGAGCCTTATGCTGCCTATGAATGGTGGCCCACCAAACAGGTGCTTACTGATAAAGCCGATTCTGTGCACGTTTTTGTAACAACCAGTGCCGACAATAAAGCAGGTTCTAACGGGCTTCTGACCAATACAGTACCTTTGTCTGATAACAAGGTGCGCTACGAATGGAAGTCGAAATACCCTATTGCGTACTACCTTATTTCTGTAGCTGTTTCTAATTATGAGGAGTACCTTATTTATGCTAACCCAGCCGGAGTTCCTGCCCCCATTCCTGTGCTTAATTATATATACCGTGGCGGTGCATTAAATACCTACAGAGCTGAAATAGACCTCACGACACCATTGATAGAATTTTTCTCGGAACTCTACATTTTATATCCTTTTGCCAGAGAAAAGTACGGCCATAGCATGGCACCCATAGGAGGAGGTATGGAACACCAGACTATGACCACCCAAAGCACCTTTACGTTTACACTTACAGCACACGAGCTCGCTCATCAATGGTTTGGCGATCATGTAACCTGCGCCTCCTGGGAAGACATCTGGCTTAATGAAGGTTTTGCTTCATACTCAGAATATCTGGCTCTGGAAAGACTGCAAAATAAGCAGGCAGCCACTGCTTGGATGAGAGACGCACAAGCTTACGCCAAACAAACACCCACAGGTTCGGTACGTGTACCGGACACTACCAATGTATCGCGGATTTTTGACTACAGGTTAACCTACAAAAAAGCGGCAGCCGTAGTACACATGCTTCGGTTTGAGATAAATGATGATGCTCTGTTCTTTCAGGCCCTGCGCACTTATTTACAGGAATTCGGTGGCAAGACTGCTACCACCGCAGATCTACAACGGGTAGTCGAGCAAACAACAGGCCGCAACTTCAGTTACTTTTTTGAACAGTGGTATACTGGCGAAAGCTACCCCGGATTCACTGTAGAATGGAACCAGCAGGGAAATCAGTTGCGCCTGCTCACAACACAGTTCAGCACTGCCAACAACTTTTTCAAGACAGACCTGGAGTACCTGATCAGAACTGCAGATGGCAACGCTACAACTGTACGCTTAACCCACGATCAGCCAATCGAAGATTACCTGCTAGAGGTTGAAGGCACTGTTACTTCTATCACGCTGGACCCGAACCTATGGGTACTTCATCGGCTCGAAAGGATCACTCGATCTCCTAATCTGGAAGTAGAGCAGCCTCTGCCTGTATTATTATTTCCTAATCCTGCCCATGCTGCTATTACCCTTGCCAACATGGCCTTCACTCCAACACAAGGCGCTGTTTACGATGCTACAGGCAGGCTGGTAAAGCAGTTTAGTATAAATCAGGCACAAAACAGAGAAGTTTCGATTGATATAAGAGAGCTTCCGGCTGGTTACTATATCCTGCAGGTAAATAACCAGACACAGCAGCAACGCATTCCTTTCGCAAAAGCAGCAAGGTTCTGA
- a CDS encoding dihydrofolate reductase family protein, protein MRKIVLYIAASLDGFIARPDGNIDWLHDKKYNIPDEDFGYTTFLQTIDTTLMGNSTYQQILTFDMPFPYDDKTNYVFSRSGNNQDTEHVTFVHENVVDFMEKLKEQEGKDIWLIGGGQLNATILNAGLLDEIILTYIPVILGKGIPLFSEEASEHKVKLQPTENKLYKNGFLQVRYSC, encoded by the coding sequence ATGAGAAAAATAGTGCTTTACATTGCGGCAAGTCTGGATGGTTTTATTGCCCGCCCAGACGGGAATATTGACTGGCTACACGATAAAAAGTATAACATCCCCGACGAAGACTTCGGCTATACCACCTTCCTGCAAACCATCGACACAACTTTAATGGGGAACAGCACCTATCAGCAGATACTCACTTTTGATATGCCTTTTCCTTATGATGATAAAACAAACTATGTGTTTTCGAGGTCAGGGAACAACCAGGATACAGAGCATGTAACTTTTGTACATGAAAACGTGGTAGATTTTATGGAGAAACTGAAGGAGCAGGAAGGCAAAGATATCTGGCTGATTGGAGGAGGGCAATTAAATGCCACCATCTTAAATGCAGGTTTGCTCGATGAGATTATCTTAACTTATATACCTGTTATCCTCGGAAAAGGGATTCCGCTTTTTTCTGAAGAAGCCAGTGAACACAAAGTAAAGCTACAGCCAACAGAAAATAAGCTATATAAAAATGGCTTTCTGCAGGTGAGGTATAGTTGCTAA
- a CDS encoding DUF2752 domain-containing protein, whose translation MHSSKIHKARKVPCLYLTEAILWGVGLVALAVMDPGGEHLFSLCPFSWIDFWFCPGCGLGHAIAFLFRGEWVASWKAHPLGLPVLVVLLWRVLVIIRNYRTLRYFYLNHTSNG comes from the coding sequence TTGCACAGCAGTAAGATTCATAAAGCCAGAAAGGTGCCCTGCCTGTACCTGACCGAAGCCATACTTTGGGGAGTAGGCCTTGTGGCATTGGCCGTGATGGATCCGGGGGGAGAGCATTTATTTAGCTTGTGTCCTTTCAGTTGGATTGACTTCTGGTTTTGCCCGGGTTGTGGACTGGGGCATGCCATTGCTTTTTTGTTTCGCGGGGAGTGGGTGGCCTCGTGGAAGGCGCACCCTTTAGGCTTGCCGGTACTGGTTGTTTTGCTCTGGCGGGTGCTGGTTATTATCAGAAATTACAGAACACTTAGATATTTCTACCTAAACCATACTTCTAATGGCTAA
- a CDS encoding SMP-30/gluconolactonase/LRE family protein translates to MKTKLLYSLLLLCLLAGFSFRVPRQNQRAELVLDAKAKLGEGALWHPTEKKLYWVDINGEALHIYDPATKKDKKFPTGSRVGTVVPVEGGGALVALQSGIHKIDTKIGKLTLIANPIAGDDKMRFNDGKCDPGGRFWVGTMATDGRKEVAALYRMDKDKQVHQVLDKVTTSNGIVWTADKKTMYYADTPTRMVQAFDYDNKTGEISNGRVAFRIPASTGGAPDGMTMDAEGKLWIALWGAGAVTRWDPETGEMLQKIEVPAPETTSCAFGGENLDILYITTAQEWISPENLQKYPLSGGLFAVKPGVKGVKAEFYKGKL, encoded by the coding sequence ATGAAAACGAAGCTGCTTTATAGTTTACTTCTGCTGTGTTTGCTGGCAGGCTTTTCTTTTAGAGTGCCGCGGCAAAACCAAAGGGCCGAACTGGTGCTCGATGCAAAGGCAAAGTTAGGGGAGGGGGCTCTCTGGCATCCTACCGAAAAGAAGCTATACTGGGTAGATATAAACGGAGAAGCGCTTCATATTTATGATCCGGCTACAAAAAAAGATAAAAAATTTCCGACAGGTTCGCGGGTAGGTACGGTGGTGCCTGTAGAGGGCGGTGGTGCCCTGGTAGCTTTGCAAAGCGGCATTCATAAAATAGATACAAAAATCGGCAAGCTTACTTTAATTGCCAATCCGATTGCAGGCGATGATAAAATGCGGTTTAATGATGGCAAGTGCGACCCCGGCGGCCGTTTCTGGGTAGGCACTATGGCTACCGACGGCAGAAAAGAGGTTGCTGCCTTGTATAGAATGGATAAAGATAAGCAGGTACACCAGGTGCTGGATAAGGTAACCACATCGAATGGTATCGTTTGGACGGCTGATAAGAAAACCATGTACTATGCCGATACTCCTACCAGAATGGTGCAGGCTTTCGATTATGATAATAAAACAGGTGAAATAAGCAATGGCCGGGTCGCTTTCAGGATTCCTGCATCTACCGGAGGAGCACCCGATGGCATGACCATGGATGCAGAAGGCAAGCTTTGGATAGCCCTTTGGGGAGCCGGAGCTGTAACACGCTGGGATCCTGAAACAGGTGAGATGCTGCAAAAAATTGAAGTGCCCGCACCAGAAACCACTTCCTGTGCCTTTGGCGGCGAAAACCTGGATATCCTTTATATTACTACTGCCCAGGAATGGATCAGCCCAGAGAATTTACAGAAGTACCCACTCAGTGGCGGTCTTTTTGCAGTTAAGCCAGGCGTAAAAGGTGTTAAAGCAGAGTTTTATAAAGGGAAGCTGTAA
- a CDS encoding DEAD/DEAH box helicase, producing MKFEDYRISDEIKKSLSKLNFRKPTDIQFKAIPPIMKGEDVLAIAQTGTGKTAAFAIPILDRLQFSKNRKRGDGIKCVVMVPTRELALQITEVFNEIGRGTRVNTFCVFGGVEQGPQITKLEAGIDVLVATPGRLFDLVSQGHIQLHRVEVLVLDEADHMLDLGFIHDIRQLITKLPRQRQTLFFSATINEKIKELAYSLVNKPVRIQISPKDPVSKNVDHSVMFMEMDDKRFFLERVVNENPEKKILVFVRTKVRAERVVAAMDRVGIKALSIHGGKEQKDRLDVMRKFKKGEVKLLIATDVSARGIDIPNVEYVVNYDLPEQPENYVHRVGRTGRGTEKGIAVSFCAPEEKPVLDEIQTYLTKDIKVLEVDKEDYEATIDFSAEAKYDWKALIKEAEEQEAQAKKKGRKKK from the coding sequence ATGAAATTCGAAGATTACCGCATCTCTGACGAAATAAAGAAAAGCTTAAGCAAGCTTAATTTCAGAAAGCCAACCGATATACAATTTAAAGCCATACCGCCTATTATGAAAGGAGAGGATGTGCTGGCTATTGCCCAGACTGGTACGGGTAAAACAGCTGCTTTTGCCATTCCGATCCTGGACAGGTTACAGTTTAGCAAGAACCGCAAGCGCGGCGACGGTATTAAATGTGTGGTAATGGTACCAACACGGGAACTGGCACTACAGATTACGGAGGTGTTTAACGAGATTGGCCGTGGCACCCGGGTAAATACTTTTTGTGTGTTTGGGGGGGTAGAGCAAGGGCCTCAAATTACCAAACTGGAAGCAGGGATTGATGTGCTGGTAGCTACTCCGGGCCGTTTATTTGACCTGGTAAGCCAGGGACATATACAGCTGCACCGGGTAGAGGTACTGGTGCTGGACGAAGCAGACCACATGCTGGACCTGGGCTTTATACACGACATCAGGCAACTTATTACAAAATTGCCACGCCAGAGACAAACGCTGTTCTTCTCGGCCACCATTAACGAAAAAATAAAGGAGCTGGCCTACTCGTTGGTTAATAAGCCGGTACGAATTCAGATCTCTCCAAAAGATCCAGTATCTAAAAATGTGGACCACTCGGTCATGTTTATGGAGATGGACGATAAGCGCTTTTTCCTGGAGCGGGTGGTAAATGAGAATCCGGAGAAAAAGATATTGGTGTTTGTGCGTACCAAAGTGCGTGCAGAGCGTGTCGTGGCCGCCATGGATCGGGTAGGTATAAAAGCCTTAAGCATACACGGAGGCAAAGAGCAGAAGGACCGACTGGATGTGATGCGCAAGTTTAAGAAGGGGGAGGTGAAGCTGCTGATCGCTACAGATGTAAGTGCTCGGGGCATAGACATCCCGAATGTGGAGTATGTGGTAAACTACGACTTGCCGGAGCAGCCGGAAAACTATGTGCACCGCGTAGGTCGTACCGGGCGTGGTACCGAAAAAGGAATAGCGGTTTCTTTCTGTGCGCCTGAAGAAAAGCCGGTGCTGGATGAGATACAAACTTATCTTACAAAAGACATTAAAGTGCTGGAAGTAGACAAAGAGGACTATGAGGCTACAATAGACTTTTCGGCAGAAGCTAAATACGACTGGAAAGCGTTAATAAAAGAAGCGGAGGAGCAGGAAGCGCAGGCAAAGAAAAAAGGCAGGAAAAAGAAATAA